One segment of Bacillus alkalisoli DNA contains the following:
- a CDS encoding DMT family transporter: MEKRLWLIYGMLTLSTAIWGSAFIAGKYAVQSFEPATVAFLRFFGAAILLFPIMWIMEKKRNKPTLKDYGLFAILGLTGIAIYNICFFLASKHAPVIKSSLFIASNPVLIILFSALFLREKITKNNIVGMIVALTGVAFIITEGHLEKIVQLGFEPIDFILAGAVLSWALYSVIGKVVLKKYSAIVSTTYAVAFGTLFLFPFAIIETSWLDVQLATMDAWVAIGHMSVFVTVVSFIMYYQGIKEVGAAKSSIFINVMPVSAVIMATIFLGEKLITAHVIGALFVISGVYIGTNTKKWKLFNKKTSLKKTA, from the coding sequence ATGGAGAAAAGGCTTTGGTTAATTTATGGAATGTTAACTCTCTCAACTGCTATTTGGGGTAGTGCTTTTATAGCAGGAAAATACGCCGTACAAAGTTTTGAACCGGCAACCGTAGCGTTTTTACGATTTTTTGGAGCAGCAATCCTCCTGTTCCCAATCATGTGGATAATGGAGAAAAAAAGAAACAAGCCTACATTAAAGGATTATGGTTTGTTCGCCATTTTAGGGTTAACAGGCATAGCCATTTATAACATTTGTTTTTTCTTAGCGAGTAAACATGCTCCAGTAATTAAAAGCTCCCTATTTATTGCTTCTAACCCTGTATTAATCATTCTATTTTCTGCTTTATTTTTAAGAGAAAAGATTACGAAAAATAATATAGTAGGAATGATAGTCGCTTTAACTGGTGTCGCTTTTATCATTACGGAAGGCCATTTAGAAAAAATAGTTCAACTAGGTTTTGAGCCAATTGACTTTATTTTAGCTGGAGCTGTGCTTAGTTGGGCTTTATATAGTGTGATTGGAAAAGTTGTCTTAAAGAAATATAGCGCGATCGTTTCCACGACATATGCAGTTGCTTTTGGTACTCTCTTTTTATTCCCATTTGCCATTATTGAAACATCCTGGCTAGACGTTCAACTGGCTACCATGGATGCTTGGGTGGCAATTGGACATATGAGTGTGTTTGTTACGGTAGTATCGTTTATTATGTACTATCAAGGAATTAAAGAAGTTGGAGCGGCTAAGTCTTCTATCTTCATCAATGTGATGCCGGTATCAGCAGTCATAATGGCTACTATTTTCTTAGGAGAAAAATTAATAACAGCGCATGTAATAGGTGCACTATTCGTTATCTCTGGGGTATATATAGGTACGAACACAAAGAAGTGGAAACTTTTTAATAAAAAGACATCATTAAAGAAAACTGCCTAA
- a CDS encoding DUF1292 domain-containing protein, with protein MEPIEVGEIFTISDENGEDLEVEVLGVMTVEGSEYVAVAFVDDIQEETEEDVDIFFLKVESDEEFAHIESDDEFEKVSSAFEKVMEEQDQE; from the coding sequence ATGGAACCAATCGAAGTTGGAGAAATTTTCACAATTAGCGATGAAAATGGCGAAGATTTAGAAGTAGAAGTATTAGGAGTTATGACAGTAGAAGGTTCAGAGTATGTTGCGGTTGCATTCGTAGACGATATACAAGAAGAAACAGAAGAAGACGTAGACATTTTCTTCTTAAAAGTAGAAAGTGACGAAGAATTTGCTCACATCGAATCAGATGACGAGTTTGAGAAAGTATCTTCTGCTTTTGAAAAAGTAATGGAAGAGCAAGATCAAGAATAA
- a CDS encoding YckD family protein produces the protein MKKYTVSLLVGMMFFLGTATFSHAFGGSDSWINKDVQLTEEQKQEMAQMQMEALEQKKKIINKYVEYGVISEKKAEKIVSKFEKHYSKIEENGFIPKWDKHDKHHNKCDCDKEE, from the coding sequence ATGAAAAAATATACTGTAAGTTTATTAGTTGGTATGATGTTTTTTTTAGGAACAGCAACCTTTTCACATGCATTTGGTGGGTCTGATTCTTGGATTAACAAAGATGTACAATTAACAGAAGAACAAAAGCAGGAAATGGCTCAAATGCAAATGGAAGCTCTAGAGCAAAAGAAAAAAATTATTAATAAGTACGTTGAATACGGAGTAATTTCAGAGAAAAAAGCTGAAAAAATAGTCTCCAAATTTGAAAAGCATTACTCAAAAATAGAAGAAAACGGTTTTATCCCTAAATGGGACAAACATGATAAGCATCACAATAAGTGTGACTGTGATAAAGAAGAATAA
- a CDS encoding SLC13 family permease yields the protein MWLTFIILIITTIAFIIGKWRSDFVAIGALLAIAILGIVTPQEALAGFSNSIVIMITGLFVVGAGIFNTGLANKLGNQLIKLGGQNETKTLIIVMLTVGIFSAFISNTGTVAIMIPVVISMAIQMKVSPAVYLIPLAFASSLGGVLTLIGTPPNLVVNETLVHNNLTPFHFFGFSPIGIVALLVGTSYMVLFGRKILKSKSDLSINAASHLSPTELAGVYKIYDRLHLLKITENSTMINKSLVELKLTENYRLTVVTTKRKALDKLPFHSRTPHLLKAKEELKENDVLLIFGKMEAIEQLKTDYRLELLKDKEEADLQTILFSNVFGLTEVLITPQSSFINKTVKDIKFRSKYHCNVLAINRRGKYIQSNASSTKLRVGDALIVHGAWKDIELMDNEQQNIVVVGKISEEAGTASASGKAWIAASIMLFMLIMMSTEWMSPVIAVVAAAFLMVATGCLRSVNEAYQKINWESVVLIASMLPLATALEKTGGVTYISSFIVDLLGNNGPYAILAGFYVLTMIFSQFISNTATAVIFAPVAITSAQALQLSPYPLLMSVAVAASMAFSTPVASPTNAMVMSAGGYKFSDYVKVGVPLQIILSIIMILLIPLIYPF from the coding sequence ATGTGGTTGACATTTATCATTTTAATTATAACAACAATTGCATTTATTATAGGCAAATGGCGTTCTGATTTTGTAGCGATTGGTGCTTTGTTAGCCATAGCCATTCTTGGCATTGTAACACCTCAAGAAGCGTTAGCTGGCTTCTCTAATTCGATCGTTATTATGATAACTGGCCTTTTTGTCGTTGGGGCAGGAATTTTTAATACTGGACTTGCTAATAAACTCGGCAATCAACTTATTAAATTAGGTGGACAAAATGAAACGAAAACATTAATAATTGTCATGTTAACAGTTGGTATTTTCAGCGCGTTTATAAGCAATACTGGTACCGTTGCGATTATGATTCCGGTTGTCATTAGTATGGCTATCCAAATGAAAGTAAGCCCAGCTGTTTATTTAATTCCATTGGCGTTTGCTAGTAGTTTAGGTGGCGTTTTAACGTTAATTGGTACACCGCCAAACTTAGTTGTCAATGAAACACTCGTACATAATAATTTAACGCCGTTTCATTTCTTCGGTTTTTCACCGATAGGGATTGTCGCGTTGCTTGTCGGTACAAGCTATATGGTCTTGTTTGGTAGAAAAATATTAAAAAGCAAATCCGATCTTTCTATTAATGCAGCTAGCCATTTGTCGCCAACTGAATTAGCTGGTGTTTATAAAATTTATGATAGATTGCATTTGTTGAAAATTACCGAAAACTCTACAATGATAAACAAAAGTTTAGTTGAGCTAAAACTTACTGAAAATTACCGTCTTACTGTTGTGACAACAAAAAGAAAAGCTCTTGATAAGTTACCATTTCACTCAAGGACGCCACACTTATTGAAAGCAAAGGAAGAGTTAAAAGAGAATGACGTTTTGTTGATCTTTGGAAAGATGGAAGCGATTGAGCAATTGAAAACTGACTATCGGTTGGAATTGTTGAAAGATAAGGAAGAAGCAGATTTACAAACTATATTATTTTCCAATGTTTTTGGTTTAACAGAAGTACTCATAACACCGCAGTCATCTTTTATTAATAAGACAGTTAAAGATATTAAATTCCGATCTAAATATCACTGCAATGTGTTAGCGATAAATAGAAGAGGGAAGTACATACAGAGTAATGCTTCTTCCACGAAATTACGAGTAGGGGATGCACTAATTGTACACGGTGCATGGAAAGATATTGAGTTAATGGATAATGAGCAACAAAATATTGTTGTTGTAGGAAAGATCAGCGAAGAAGCGGGAACTGCATCTGCTTCAGGAAAAGCGTGGATAGCAGCTTCCATCATGCTTTTTATGCTTATTATGATGTCGACAGAGTGGATGTCTCCTGTCATTGCCGTAGTGGCAGCAGCGTTTTTGATGGTTGCAACTGGATGTTTGCGGTCTGTGAATGAAGCATATCAAAAAATTAACTGGGAATCTGTCGTTTTAATAGCTTCGATGCTTCCGTTAGCTACAGCACTTGAGAAAACAGGTGGAGTAACATACATTAGTTCGTTTATTGTCGATTTGCTAGGTAATAATGGACCATATGCCATTTTAGCTGGCTTTTACGTTTTAACGATGATCTTCAGTCAATTTATAAGTAATACTGCAACTGCCGTCATATTTGCTCCAGTAGCGATAACATCTGCCCAAGCGTTACAGTTAAGCCCATATCCATTATTAATGAGCGTTGCGGTCGCTGCTAGTATGGCGTTTTCAACACCAGTAGCATCCCCTACTAACGCGATGGTCATGTCAGCAGGAGGATACAAGTTTAGTGATTATGTAAAAGTAGGGGTTCCACTACAAATTATCCTATCCATCATCATGATTCTGCTTATCCCTCTCATTTATCCATTCTAA
- a CDS encoding branched-chain amino acid aminotransferase, which translates to MLKKHVEAYIKENSPTVPLTSFEKEYVESTHLIQEDVTVTPIQLVERFSDVYVERCNKESEETLSEEGTSFLEKPISYLKDHKQEFLYIESQAFSIIGVDSVSLELDDIFATYDVMFGLKLQKKYEATLKETMKQLFNTDQPKMAIMFNQQDGVWDMNFALNHIEGFNESGSISENLQLMYHFIFQLLSTIESNYH; encoded by the coding sequence ATGTTAAAAAAACATGTAGAAGCATACATAAAAGAGAATAGCCCAACGGTCCCATTAACATCGTTTGAAAAAGAATACGTTGAATCAACTCACCTTATTCAAGAAGATGTTACGGTAACACCCATCCAACTAGTTGAACGTTTTTCCGATGTATATGTGGAACGCTGTAATAAAGAGTCAGAAGAAACTTTAAGTGAAGAGGGCACAAGTTTTTTAGAAAAACCAATTTCTTATTTAAAAGATCATAAGCAAGAGTTTTTATATATAGAAAGCCAAGCCTTCTCAATAATTGGAGTTGACTCCGTTTCTTTAGAATTGGATGATATCTTTGCAACGTATGATGTTATGTTCGGTCTAAAATTACAGAAGAAGTACGAAGCAACACTAAAAGAAACGATGAAACAACTTTTCAACACCGATCAACCGAAAATGGCCATTATGTTTAATCAACAAGATGGAGTTTGGGACATGAACTTTGCATTAAATCATATAGAAGGATTTAACGAAAGTGGCTCCATTAGCGAAAACTTACAACTAATGTATCACTTTATATTTCAACTACTATCAACAATTGAATCTAATTACCATTAA